Sequence from the Salinicoccus sp. Bachu38 genome:
ATGTTCATGGGAGAATTCAAGCATCAGCTCGATGCAAAAGGGCGCTTGATCGTACCAAGCAAGTTCAGGGATGCCCTGAATGGACAGTTCATCATCACCCGGGGCCTTGATCAGTGCCTGTTTGGCTATACATTGGAAGAATGGGCACAGATAGAGAATAGGATGAGTTCCCTGCCACTGACGAAAAAGGATGCCAGAAAGTTCATGAGGATGTTCTTTTCAGGTGCAACCGAAGTTGAAGTGGACAAGCAGGGGAGAATCAATATACCAACGAATTTGAGGGAGTACGCCGACCTGACGAAGGAATGTACGGTCATCGGCGTCTCGCACAGAATTGAAATATGGAGTACAGAAAAGTGGGAGAGTTTCTATGAAGAATCGGAATCCCATTATGAAGATATAGCAGAAGAACTAATTGACTTTGACTTATAGGATGTGAGGATATGTTCAGGCACGACACCGTTCTATTGGAAGAAACAGTGGACGGGCTGAATATCCGTCCAGACGGCATCTATGTCGATGCCACACTCGGTGGCGGAGGGCATAGCGCCTATATCCTTGAACAACTGACAACAGGACACCTGTACGCATTTGATCAGGATAGCTGGGCGATTCAGAACGCACAGGAAAGATTTGAAGGCATTGACACCCTCACGCTCATACATTCCAACTTTGAGCATTTGAAGGAAGAACTCTCCAGCCGGGGGATCACGGGAGTGGATGGCATACTATACGATCTGGGCGTCTCCAGTCCACAGCTGGATATGACCGAAAGGGGATTCAGCCATTCCAAGGAAGCGAGACTCGATATGCGGATGGATCAGAGCCAGTCGCTTGATGCCCATGAGATCGTCAATACATACACTTATGAGCAGCTGGTGGGCATCTTCTTCAGGTATGGTGAAGAGAAGTTCTCGAAAAAGATCGCAAGGGAAATCGAGCGTGTCCGTAGAGAAAAGCCGATAGAAACGACAACTGAGCTGACAGAAATCATAAAATCTCAGATTCCGCATAAATTCAGAAGAACGGGGGGGCACCCTGCCAAGCGTGTTTTCCAGGCACTGAGAATTGCAGTGAATGATGAGCTGGGGGTGTTCGAACGATCCCTCGAGCAGGCCATCGACCTTCTGAACAGGAAGGGCAGAGTATCTGTAATCACATTCCATTCCCTGGAAGACAGGATCTGCAAGCAGATGTTTGTGGAATATGAATCCGGACCTGAACTTCCGCGTAATATGCCTATCATTCCCGAAGCCTACGAGCCCATCCTGAAGCGGGTCAACAAGAAGCCGATCGTTGCAGACGATGCGGCAATAGAAGGCAATCCGCGTGCGCGCAGTGCAAAATTGAGAATCGCAGAGAAACAAAAATAGGGAGTGTTATTATGGCAGTAGAACGCTATCATCAGACCCTGCCGCGTCCACGGACAGAACAGGACCCGGCCCAGGGGACCAGGAAGGCCAGTCGCGTTGTTGGACTCAAGAAATTTGAAACGGTTGTATACTTAATACTGTTTGCAATGATCGCCACAGTGGCGATCTATGTGCTGTCACTGAAGATGGAAGCCTATTCCCTGCAGACGGAGAAGACGCAGATCGAAAGTGAAATAGCGGTCAAGGAAGGCGAAATCAGCGAGCTGAAGACGGAAGTGACCGATCTTGCCTCCTATGACAGGATCTACGAAAAAGCCAATGAACTCGGACTGGATCTGGACAATGGAAATGTAAAGGTTGCTGAGAAGTATGGCAAGGATTAGAATCAGGCTTGGTGAGAAAACTAAAACGCTATCTGTTGGTGCGCTCCTAATCTACCTTGGTATAGGAGTGCTTTTTGTTTGCATATTTTGGCAGTTCAGCTATCTCATGATAAACAAGACGCTGGATGATGAGGACCTGGTGGCCCATGGTCATGACAAGTTCAGCCGGACCGCGGTGAACGAAGGTGAACGGGGGGAGATACTGGACAGGAAAGGTAACGTTCTGGCGAGCGATATGGAAGCGTACCGGTTGGCACTGATTACGGACTCCGACTATCCGAACCATGTGACCGACCCGGAAAAGACTGCCGAAGCGCTTTCTGCCGTCATCGACATGGAAGCCTCCGAAATCCAGAAGCGGATTGAGGAAGGCATCGAAGAGGAAAGGTTCCAGGTGGAACTCGGCAAGGAAGGACGGGATCTGTCCTACAACCAGAAGAATACTTTGGAGGATGCTGAAGTTCCAGGCCTCGTCTTTGTTGCAGAGACGAAGCGCTTCTATCCGAATGGCGACTTTGCCTCCCACCTCATCGGTTATGCTGAAAAGGGTGAAGAGTCGGATGGATTGGGTGGCCAGCTTGGCCTTGAGCGGGCTTATGATGATCTGCTGCAGGGTGAGGACGGTACAACGGACTACACGAAAGACTTGTGGGGCTACATAGTGCCGGGTACTGACACCGTCGAGCCGCCGAAGGACGGGGCGGATATGAAGCTGACCATCGATTCCAATATCCAGCTCTACCTCGAGGATTCCCTCGATACGATGCAGGAGCATTTTGAGCCGGAGGAGCTTTTCGCTGTCGTTGCGGATGCTGAAACCGGTGAGATACTG
This genomic interval carries:
- the ftsL gene encoding cell division protein FtsL; protein product: MAVERYHQTLPRPRTEQDPAQGTRKASRVVGLKKFETVVYLILFAMIATVAIYVLSLKMEAYSLQTEKTQIESEIAVKEGEISELKTEVTDLASYDRIYEKANELGLDLDNGNVKVAEKYGKD
- the rsmH gene encoding 16S rRNA (cytosine(1402)-N(4))-methyltransferase RsmH, coding for MFRHDTVLLEETVDGLNIRPDGIYVDATLGGGGHSAYILEQLTTGHLYAFDQDSWAIQNAQERFEGIDTLTLIHSNFEHLKEELSSRGITGVDGILYDLGVSSPQLDMTERGFSHSKEARLDMRMDQSQSLDAHEIVNTYTYEQLVGIFFRYGEEKFSKKIAREIERVRREKPIETTTELTEIIKSQIPHKFRRTGGHPAKRVFQALRIAVNDELGVFERSLEQAIDLLNRKGRVSVITFHSLEDRICKQMFVEYESGPELPRNMPIIPEAYEPILKRVNKKPIVADDAAIEGNPRARSAKLRIAEKQK
- the mraZ gene encoding division/cell wall cluster transcriptional repressor MraZ; its protein translation is MFMGEFKHQLDAKGRLIVPSKFRDALNGQFIITRGLDQCLFGYTLEEWAQIENRMSSLPLTKKDARKFMRMFFSGATEVEVDKQGRINIPTNLREYADLTKECTVIGVSHRIEIWSTEKWESFYEESESHYEDIAEELIDFDL